Within the Streptomyces sp. YIM 121038 genome, the region TCGGCAACTTCAACGACATCAAGGTCGACGACGTCATCGCGACGTACGAGATGCGCGAGAAGCCGCGGGCTTAGCGTTCGCAGGGTCGGGGGTTGCTCCGGGGCTTGGCCCCGGCGCGACCCCCGACCCCTTTTCGGCGCTCCGCGCCTCGTCCTCGAACGCCGGACGGGCTATGAACAGCCCCTCCGGCGTTTGAGGAGCGGGGTCCGGGGCGGAGCCCCAGGAAACGGGACGGGTAGGGGCGGCGGGGGCGAAATCCCGTCGAGCGATCCGCCCGTTCGTTGTACCGTTCTGGGTGACCCCGCCGCGCACTGGCGGGCCACCGATCCCGGACCGGCGGGTTATCCGGGCACACATGTTTGTGGGGACGCTGTCCTTCGACCTGCTCCTCGGCGACGTACATTCGCTGAAGGAGAAACGCTCCCTCGTCCGCCCGATCGTGGCGGAACTCCAGCGGAAGTACGCGGTGAGCGCGGCCGAGGTCGGCCACCAGGAACTGCACCGCAGGAGTGAGATCGGCATCGCGCTGGTCTCCGGGGACGCGGCGCACCTCACCGAGGTACTGGACCGGTGCGAACGGCTCGTCGCCGCCCGGCCCGAAGTGGAGCTGCTGTCGGTACGGCGGCGGTTCCACGGTGACGACGACGAATGACCCCCTGAACGACCAGCGACGAGCACAGCACAGAAGGAGACGGAGCAGTGGCCGACAACGCGCGGGCGAAGAGGCTGGCGGACCTCATCCGAGAGGTGGTGGCCCAGAAGCTGCAGCGCGGGATCAAGGACCCGCGGCTCGGCACGCATGTCACCATCACGGACACCCGGGTCACCGGTGACCTGCGGGAGGCGACCGTCTTCTACACGGTCTACGGCGACGACGAGGAGCGCGCGGCCGCGGCCGCGGGCCTGGAGAGCGCCAAGGGCGTCCTCCGCTCCGAGGTCGGGCGCGCGGCGGGTGTGAAGTTCACGCCGACGCTGACGTTCGTGGCGGACGCGCTGCCCGACAACGCGCGGGCCATCGAGGACCTCCTCGACCGGGCGCGCGCCTCGGACGCGAAGGTCCGCGAGGCCTCCGCGGGCGCCGATTTCGCCGGTGAGGCGGACCCGTACCGCAAGCCCGGTGAGGACGAGGAAACGGACGGCGACGCCGCCTCATGACCAAGCGCACCACCACCACGGACGAGAGGGGCGAGCGCGCAGCGCTCACAGACAAGGGCGGCGGTGGGAGACGGGAGGACGGACTTGTCATCGTCGACAAGCCGTCCGGCTTCACTTCGCACGACGTGGTCGCCAAGATGCGGGGCATCGCCAAGACCCGCCGCGTCGGCCACGCGGGCACCCTCGACCCGATGGCCACGGGCGTCCTCGTGCTCGGCGTCGAGCGCGCCACCAAGCTCCTCGGCCATCTGGCGCTGACGGAGAAGGAGTACCTGGGCACGATCCGGCTCGGCCAGTCCAGCGTCACCGACGACGCCGAGGGCGAGATCACGGCCTCCACCGACGCCTCCGGCATCGGGCGGGACGCCGTCGACGCGGCCGTCGCCAAGCTCACCGGCGACATCATGCAGGTGCCGTCGAAGGTCAGCGCCATCAAGATCGACGGCAAGCGCTCGTACAAGCGGGCGCGCGAGGGCGAGGACTTCGAGATCCCGGCCCGGCCGGTGACGGTGTCGTCCTTCCAGGTGTACGACGTCCGCGCCGCGGTCGCCGAGGACGGCACGCCCGTGCTCGACCTGGTCGTGTCCGTGGTCTGCTCCTCCGGTACGTACATCCGGGCGCTC harbors:
- a CDS encoding DUF503 domain-containing protein produces the protein MFVGTLSFDLLLGDVHSLKEKRSLVRPIVAELQRKYAVSAAEVGHQELHRRSEIGIALVSGDAAHLTEVLDRCERLVAARPEVELLSVRRRFHGDDDE
- the rbfA gene encoding 30S ribosome-binding factor RbfA; this encodes MADNARAKRLADLIREVVAQKLQRGIKDPRLGTHVTITDTRVTGDLREATVFYTVYGDDEERAAAAAGLESAKGVLRSEVGRAAGVKFTPTLTFVADALPDNARAIEDLLDRARASDAKVREASAGADFAGEADPYRKPGEDEETDGDAAS
- the truB gene encoding tRNA pseudouridine(55) synthase TruB, with protein sequence MTKRTTTTDERGERAALTDKGGGGRREDGLVIVDKPSGFTSHDVVAKMRGIAKTRRVGHAGTLDPMATGVLVLGVERATKLLGHLALTEKEYLGTIRLGQSSVTDDAEGEITASTDASGIGRDAVDAAVAKLTGDIMQVPSKVSAIKIDGKRSYKRAREGEDFEIPARPVTVSSFQVYDVRAAVAEDGTPVLDLVVSVVCSSGTYIRALARDIGADLGVGGHLTALRRTRVGPYKLDSARTLDQLQEELTVMPVADAAGAAFPRWDVDAKRARLLVNGVRIEMPEEYAGAGAVAVFDPDGQFVVLAEESRGKAKSLAVFV